A genomic stretch from Aedes albopictus strain Foshan chromosome 2, AalbF5, whole genome shotgun sequence includes:
- the LOC115266787 gene encoding uncharacterized protein K02A2.6-like has translation MSYRVTIVVIKAGWPNDPEEVDSVVKQYWNYRDELSTYEGLIFKGDRLLIPETLRLKAMNIIHAGHFGIQSSIKRAKQLVFWPSMGRDIERFVEDCGVCQKHSRSNVKEPMIVKQVPEYPFQIVGSDIFHFNGGNYIVIIDSYSGWIDFKKLRSMESSEVIDHLQSWFAIWGTPEEFHSDNAKQYSSLIFRRFAAEWKFEHVTSSPYYPQSNGLSERAVQIAKNILKKCYEDNSSVQLALLNYRNIPRNSKLLSPNQRLMSRITNSPLPVANQKLKPMSHFTK, from the coding sequence ATGAGCTACCGAGTTACAATCGTAGTCATCAAAGCAGGCTGGCCGAATGATCCAGAGGAAGTTGATTCGGTAGTCAAGCAATACTGGAACTATCGTGACGAGCTCTCTACCTACGAGGGACTAATCTTCAAAGGGGATCGTTTGCTGATACCGGAAACATTACGCCTCAAAGCAATGAACATTATCCATGCTGGTCACTTTGGAATACAGTCTAGCATTAAGAGGGCGAAACAGCTGGTCTTCTGGCCTTCAATGGGTCGGGACATTGAACGATTCGTCGAAGATTGTGGTGTTTGCCAGAAGCACAGCCGCTCCAATGTAAAAGAGCCGATGATAGTTAAGCAAGTTCCAGAGTACCCGTTTCAAATTGTTGGCTCTGACATATTCCATTTCAACGGCGGAAACTACATCGTTATCATCGACAGCTACTCTGGCTGGATCGACTTCAAGAAGTTACGGTCCATGGAATCATCCGAAGTGATTGATCACCTGCAGTCATGGTTTGCAATTTGGGGAACCCCAGAAGAATTCCATAGTGATAATGCCAAACAATATTCATCGCTAATTTTTCGACGATTCGCTGCGGAATGGAAATTTGAGCATGTAACTTCGAGCCCGTATTATCCCCAGAGCAACGGGCTGAGTGAGCGAGCGGTGCAAATTgcgaaaaatatcctgaaaaagTGCTACGAAGATAACAGTTCGGTACAACTTGCATTGCTCAACTATCGGAATATTCCACGTAATTCGAAGCTGCTTTCCCCAAATCAACGACTGATGAGCAGAATCACAAACTCGCCACTTCCGGTTGCCAATCAAAAACTGaagccaatgagccattttacgaagtga